The Phocoena phocoena chromosome 4, mPhoPho1.1, whole genome shotgun sequence genome contains a region encoding:
- the DONSON gene encoding protein downstream neighbor of Son encodes MALSVPGYSPSFKRPPETLRLRRKRGRSLGAASPTEERPEPATRRAALKAGLPLRPFPAAGRGGGGPAASRRNPFARLDNRPRAAAEPPSVPSRGQQEAPGPFLDSNQENDLLWEEKIPERTAVTELPQTPHVSFAESDIPSSESTELPVDWSIKTRLLFASSQPFTWADHLKAQEEAQGVIQHCRATEVTLPQSIQDPKLSTELRCAFQQSLIYWLHPALSWLPLFPRIGADRKMAGKANPWSNDETLQHILMSDWCVSFTSLYNLLKTKLCPYFYVCTYQFTILFRAAGLADDVITALMSPTTRGIREAMKNEGIEFSLPLIKESGHERRKESGTSLEHGEEQAVSDEDEEESFSWLEEMGVQDKIKKPDVLSIKLRKEIHEVQMDHRPESVVLVKGTNTFTLLNFLINCKSLIATSGPQAGLPPTLLSPIAFRGATMQMLKARSVNVKTQAPSGYRDQFSLEITGPVMPHSLHSMTMLLRSSQSGSFSAGLYTHEPTAVFNICPPKDKVLDKEAVREELANCGLHPKTLDHLSQTPILGKSSLRHVAMSDYIYNWRS; translated from the exons ATGGCACTGTCGGTGCCCGGCTACTCGCCCAGTTTCAAAAGGCCGCCAGAGACATTGCGGCTCCGACGGAAAAGGGGCCGGAGCCTTGGGGCCGCCTCCCCGACCGAGGAGCGGCCCGAGCCGGCGACCCGCCGCGCCGCCCTGAAGGCCGGGCTGCCCCTCCGCCCTTTCCCGGCAGCGGGCAGAGGCGGCGGCGGCCCGGCCGCGTCCCGAAGGAACCCCTTCGCCCGCCTGGACAACCGGCCGCGGGCCGCCGCCGAGCCTCCCAGCGTGCCGTCCCGCGGCCAGCAGGAGGCGCCGGGCCCG TTTTTAGATTCTAATCAAGAAAATGATTTGCTCTGGGAAGAGAAGATTCCTGAAAGAACAGCCGTTACTGAATTACCCCAg ACTCCTCATGTATCATTCGCCGAATCTGATATTCCATCCTCAGAAAGTACTGAGTTACCTGTGGACTGGAGTATTAAAACTCGACTCCTTTTCGCCTCTTCTCAACCCTTTACCTGGGCAGATCATTTGAAAGCACAGGAAGAGGCTCAAGGTGTCATCCAGCATTGTAGGGCAACAGAAGTTACTTTGCCTCAAAGTATACAG GATCCCAAACTCTCCACTGAGCTCCGTTGTGCCTTCCAGCAGAGCCTTATCTATTGGCTCCACCCTGCCTTGTCGTGGCTACCATTGTTCCCTCGTATTGGAGCTGACAGAAAAATGGCTGGAAAGGCAAACCCTTGGTCAAATGATGAAACCCTGCAACACATTTTAATGAGTGACTG gTGTGTGAGCTTTACTTCTCTGTATAATCTGCTGAAGACAAAACTTTGCCCCTATTTCTACGTTTGTACCTATCAGTTTACTATCCTGTTCCGTGCAGCGGGATTAGCAGATGATGTAATCACGGCTCTCATGTCTCCTACAACTAGAGGTATAAGAGAAGCTATGAAAAACGAAG gtattgaattttctttgcctttaataaaAGAAAGTGGCCATGAGAGGAGGAAAGAGTCTGGAACAAGCTTGGAACATGGGGA GGAGCAAGCAGTCAGCGATGAGGATGAAGAAGAAAGTTTTTCCTGGCTGGAAGAGATGGGTGTgcaagataaaattaaaaaaccagaTGTACTTTCTATCAAGCT GCGTAAAGAGATACATGAAGTacaaatggatcacagacccGAGTCTGTTGTGTTGGTGAAGGGAACGAATACCTTTACATTGCTAAATTTTTTGATCAACTGTAAGAGTTTAATTGCTACCTCAGGTCCCCAGGCAGGACTTCCACCAACCCTCTTATCACCTATAGCTTTCCGAGGCGCCACAATGCAAATGCttaag gcGCGAAGTGTAAACGTGAAGACACAAGCTCCTTCTGGATACAGAGATCAATTTAGTTTGGAGATTACAGGTCCTGTCATGCCTCATTCTCTACATTCAATGACTATGCTACTCAGATCTTCACAGAGTGGGTCATTTTCTGCAGGACTGTATACACATGAGCCAACTGCTGTATTTAATATCTGCCCACCAAAGGATAAAGTACTGGATAAG GAGGCTGTTCGTGAGGAGCTTGCCAACTGTGGATTGCACCCTAAAACTCTGGACCACCTTAGTCAAACACCGATACTGGGGAAATCATCTTTACGGCATGTGGCAATGAGTGACTACATTTATAATTGGAGATCCTGA